A section of the Brevundimonas sp. AJA228-03 genome encodes:
- the nusA gene encoding transcription termination factor NusA: MAVTGISANRLELLQIANAVAQEKNIDREIVIEALEEAIQKGAKSRYGAHHDIRARIDPKTGELALTRHVTIVEDDWMPEDELEEFNDSAMVRLTDASRRDPEAVVGKEYIEDLPPFEFGRVQTQMARQVITGKVREAERANQYEEFKDRVGEIVNGTVKRVEYGNTIVDLGRGEGIMRRDQSIPREVFNIGDRIRTYIYDVRPEAKGPQIMLSRAHPGFMAKLFAQEVPEVYDGVIEIRAAARDAGSRAKMAVLSNDSSIDPVGACVGMRGSRVQAVVAELQGEKIDIIQWNPDEPTFIVNALAPAEVSKVVLDEEADRVEVVVPDEQLSLAIGRRGQNVRLASQLTGWQIDIITESQDSERRQREFSERTALFQEALDVDEVIAQLLVTEGFATIEDLAFVENYEVAEIEGFDEDTAEELQARARDYLERQSAILDARRTELGVQDDLLAVPGVTLPIAVALGEGGVKTVEDLADLATDEIRGGYEMKNGERVKLPGVLESFNLAQEDAEMLILQARVAAGWIDASELPQPPEPEYEDEGEFAEGEYDPEAVFEDVAPEATADDAGVADLEPTRDA; encoded by the coding sequence ATGGCCGTGACCGGTATTTCTGCCAATCGCCTGGAACTTCTGCAGATCGCCAATGCGGTCGCCCAGGAGAAGAACATCGACCGCGAGATCGTGATCGAGGCCCTGGAAGAGGCGATCCAGAAGGGGGCCAAGTCCCGTTACGGCGCGCATCATGACATCCGCGCCCGGATCGACCCGAAGACCGGCGAACTGGCCCTGACCCGTCACGTCACCATCGTCGAGGACGACTGGATGCCGGAAGACGAGCTGGAGGAGTTCAACGATTCGGCCATGGTTCGCCTGACCGACGCGTCCAGGCGCGATCCGGAAGCCGTGGTCGGCAAGGAGTATATCGAGGACCTGCCGCCGTTCGAGTTCGGCCGCGTCCAGACCCAGATGGCCCGCCAGGTCATCACCGGAAAGGTCCGCGAGGCCGAGCGCGCCAACCAGTATGAAGAGTTCAAGGACCGCGTCGGCGAGATCGTCAACGGTACCGTCAAGCGCGTCGAATACGGCAACACCATCGTCGACCTGGGCCGGGGCGAGGGCATCATGCGCCGCGACCAGTCGATCCCGCGCGAGGTGTTCAACATCGGCGACCGGATCCGCACCTACATCTATGACGTCCGCCCCGAGGCCAAGGGCCCGCAGATCATGCTGTCGCGAGCTCACCCCGGCTTCATGGCCAAGCTGTTCGCCCAGGAGGTGCCCGAGGTCTATGACGGCGTGATCGAGATCCGCGCCGCCGCCCGCGACGCCGGTTCGCGCGCCAAGATGGCCGTGCTGTCGAACGACTCCTCCATCGATCCCGTCGGCGCCTGCGTCGGCATGCGCGGGTCGAGGGTCCAGGCGGTCGTCGCCGAACTGCAGGGCGAGAAGATCGACATCATCCAGTGGAACCCGGATGAGCCGACCTTCATCGTCAACGCCCTGGCCCCCGCCGAAGTCTCCAAGGTCGTGCTGGACGAAGAAGCCGACCGGGTCGAGGTGGTGGTGCCCGACGAGCAGCTGTCGCTGGCCATCGGCCGTCGCGGCCAGAACGTGCGTCTGGCCTCCCAGCTGACCGGCTGGCAGATCGACATCATCACGGAATCCCAGGATTCCGAGCGTCGCCAGCGTGAGTTCAGCGAGCGCACCGCCCTGTTCCAGGAAGCCCTGGACGTGGACGAGGTCATCGCCCAGCTGCTGGTCACCGAAGGCTTCGCCACCATCGAGGATCTGGCCTTCGTCGAGAACTACGAAGTCGCCGAGATCGAGGGCTTCGACGAGGACACGGCCGAGGAGCTGCAGGCCCGCGCCCGCGACTATCTGGAGCGCCAGTCGGCCATCCTCGATGCCCGGCGCACCGAGCTGGGCGTCCAGGACGACCTCCTGGCCGTTCCGGGCGTGACCCTGCCGATCGCCGTGGCCCTGGGCGAAGGCGGCGTGAAGACGGTCGAGGATCTGGCCGACCTGGCCACCGACGAGATCCGCGGCGGCTACGAGATGAAGAACGGCGAACGGGTCAAGCTGCCGGGCGTTCTGGAAAGCTTCAACCTGGCCCAGGAAGACGCCGAAATGCTGATCCTGCAGGCGCGGGTCGCCGCCGGCTGGATCGACGCCTCGGAACTGCCGCAGCCGCCCGAGCCGGAGTACGAGGACGAGGGCGAGTTCGCCGAAGGGGAATACGACCCCGAGGCCGTCTTCGAGGACGTCGCGCCCGAAGCCACCGCCGATGACGCCGGGGTCGCCGACCTCGAGCCGACCCGCGACGCGTGA